The Fimbriimonas ginsengisoli Gsoil 348 genome window below encodes:
- a CDS encoding MFS transporter codes for MNHGPTACDNAVILASHSKNAARRTGSWALAAAILGSSMAFIDGTAVNVALPAIQSALHASVTEIQWLVESYTLFLAALLLTGGSLGDLFGQARIFGIGVILFTAASVWCGLSPNITDLIVARAVQGVGGALLVPTSLALVSVSFPREELGNAIGLWSGLTSIAAAAGPVIGGFLAQHFSWRWVFFINVPIAVAVLAIVKWRVPASAPAENRPAIDWSGTVLATLGLGGVVYGFLQSSATAGVAGALALAGFVVVEWRERSPMLPLTLFKSLDFTGTGLLTLFLYGALSGVFFFLPLNLVQVQGYSETAAGAALLPFIVLVGTLSRWSGRLLDRFPARALLTVGPLLASVGFVLFSMPGIGGSYWTTFFPGCLVLGFGMAITVAPLTTTVMNSVGSDRAGIASGVNNALSRVAGLIAIAGFGIVMTWVFNRRLDSDPSLSAGQRAQIDRSKLAAAAKSGPEANAVKESFVSGFRAVMWVGFGLAVIGAASSALLIGRQKPRVEGAE; via the coding sequence TTGAATCACGGCCCCACCGCATGTGACAACGCCGTCATCCTCGCCTCGCATTCCAAGAACGCGGCGCGGCGGACAGGATCTTGGGCGTTGGCCGCCGCAATCCTCGGCTCCAGCATGGCCTTCATCGATGGAACCGCGGTCAACGTGGCGCTGCCGGCTATCCAGTCGGCGCTTCACGCCTCGGTAACCGAAATCCAGTGGCTGGTTGAGTCGTACACTTTGTTCCTGGCTGCCCTGCTCCTGACGGGCGGTTCGCTCGGTGACCTCTTCGGTCAGGCGAGAATCTTCGGCATCGGCGTCATCCTATTTACCGCCGCCTCCGTCTGGTGCGGTCTCTCACCGAACATTACCGATCTGATCGTTGCGCGAGCGGTTCAGGGGGTCGGCGGCGCGCTCCTCGTGCCCACAAGCTTGGCGTTGGTTAGCGTATCGTTCCCTCGCGAAGAGTTGGGCAACGCGATCGGCCTCTGGTCCGGACTTACCTCGATCGCCGCTGCGGCCGGGCCGGTTATCGGCGGCTTCCTCGCCCAGCATTTCTCGTGGCGGTGGGTGTTTTTTATCAATGTACCGATCGCCGTCGCCGTGCTGGCCATCGTCAAGTGGCGAGTCCCGGCATCCGCCCCGGCTGAGAATCGGCCGGCGATCGACTGGAGCGGAACGGTGTTGGCCACGCTCGGCCTCGGGGGAGTCGTCTACGGTTTCTTGCAGTCGTCGGCCACCGCCGGCGTCGCCGGGGCCCTCGCACTCGCCGGGTTCGTGGTCGTCGAATGGCGCGAGAGATCGCCGATGCTGCCGCTGACTCTGTTTAAATCGCTGGATTTCACCGGTACCGGTCTGCTCACGCTATTCCTTTACGGCGCCCTGAGCGGAGTGTTTTTCTTCTTGCCGCTGAACCTGGTCCAGGTGCAGGGGTACTCGGAGACGGCGGCCGGGGCGGCGCTGCTGCCGTTTATCGTTCTCGTCGGCACCCTTTCGCGCTGGTCGGGCCGCCTTCTGGATCGCTTTCCCGCACGGGCTCTGTTGACTGTCGGACCGCTGCTGGCGTCGGTCGGATTCGTCTTGTTCAGCATGCCCGGGATCGGAGGTTCCTATTGGACGACGTTCTTCCCCGGCTGCCTCGTCCTTGGTTTCGGCATGGCAATCACCGTCGCCCCGTTGACCACGACCGTGATGAACTCGGTCGGCTCCGACCGCGCCGGAATCGCTTCAGGGGTGAACAACGCGCTTTCCCGAGTGGCGGGTCTGATCGCGATCGCGGGATTTGGCATCGTGATGACCTGGGTCTTCAATCGTCGCTTGGATTCCGACCCGAGCCTGTCGGCCGGGCAACGCGCCCAAATCGACCGTTCCAAGCTGGCCGCCGCCGCCAAATCAGGCCCTGAGGCAAACGCCGTGAAAGAGTCATTCGTCTCCGGCTTTCGCGCGGTCATGTGGGTCGGATTCGGGTTAGCCGTAATCGGAGCGGCCAGTTCTGCTCTACTCATCGGAAGGCAAAAACCACGGGTAGAAGGAGCAGAATGA
- the moeB gene encoding molybdopterin-synthase adenylyltransferase MoeB — MLRYSRHLILPEVGVPGQEKLKAARVLLVGAGGLGSPTALYLAASGVGVLGIVDFDDVDLTNLHRQVIHGTSDVGRSKLDSAADAIQDVNPNVHVVKHRAMLTSENALEIIREYDYVVDGTDNFPSRYLVNDACVLLGKTNVYGSIYRFEGQATVFCAPGGPCYRCLYPEPPPPGMVPSCAEAGVLGVLPGIVGLIQATETVKLILGAGEPLVGRLLLYEALGMRFREVRIRRDPDCPVCGEHPTITKLIDYERFCGLPGRDETIDAQTLQGMIERHEPFTLVDVREPDEYEVNRIEGSKLIPLGELPDRLDELDRTKQTVVYCQAGIRGAKAHAILRDAGFENVLNLRGGIGEWERDVS, encoded by the coding sequence ATGCTTCGGTATAGCCGGCATCTGATCTTGCCGGAGGTTGGCGTGCCGGGGCAGGAGAAGCTCAAGGCGGCGCGAGTGCTGCTCGTGGGCGCGGGTGGGCTGGGATCTCCGACGGCACTGTATTTGGCGGCGTCGGGAGTCGGGGTGCTGGGGATCGTCGACTTCGACGACGTCGATCTGACCAACCTGCATCGACAGGTGATCCATGGCACGTCGGACGTCGGGAGGAGCAAGCTGGACTCCGCCGCGGACGCCATTCAGGACGTCAACCCGAACGTGCATGTCGTGAAGCACCGGGCGATGCTCACGAGCGAGAACGCGCTGGAAATCATTCGCGAGTACGACTACGTCGTCGACGGCACCGACAACTTCCCGTCGCGCTACCTGGTCAACGACGCCTGCGTGCTCTTGGGCAAGACCAACGTCTACGGTTCGATCTATCGGTTCGAGGGGCAGGCGACGGTTTTTTGCGCGCCGGGCGGACCGTGCTACCGATGCCTCTATCCGGAGCCGCCCCCTCCCGGGATGGTGCCTAGCTGCGCGGAGGCGGGAGTGCTTGGAGTCTTGCCGGGAATCGTCGGATTGATCCAGGCCACGGAGACCGTCAAGCTGATCCTCGGCGCCGGGGAACCGCTCGTCGGTCGACTCTTGCTGTACGAGGCGTTGGGGATGCGGTTCCGGGAGGTGCGCATCCGCCGCGACCCAGATTGTCCCGTCTGCGGCGAGCATCCTACGATCACCAAGCTCATCGACTACGAGCGTTTTTGTGGCCTACCCGGCCGGGACGAGACGATCGACGCCCAAACGCTCCAAGGCATGATCGAGCGGCACGAGCCGTTCACGCTGGTCGACGTCCGCGAGCCGGACGAGTACGAGGTGAACCGAATCGAAGGCTCAAAGCTGATCCCGCTGGGCGAACTGCCCGACCGACTGGACGAGCTGGATCGTACAAAGCAAACCGTCGTCTACTGCCAAGCCGGAATCCGCGGAGCAAAAGCCCACGCGATCCTCCGAGACGCCGGCTTCGAAAACGTCCTCAATCTCCGCGGCGGAATCGGAGAGTGGGAACGTGACGTTTCCTAA
- a CDS encoding serine hydrolase domain-containing protein, whose protein sequence is MLVAAIAISTFLRGSEIDAKKLQALVERARKTDSSALVVYADGKKVVVETFGWAVKPIHCMSATKSIVSLAVGILIAEGKLESVDVPVSRFYPGYTGGGKEAITIRHLLTHSSGIRANETTEDIYSSSDFVKNALDAPLAAPPGTAYFYNNRAVNLLAGVVGKAAGEPLDLFLDKRLFKPLGIVDYHWAKDPVGNPQGMSGLAILPNDLAKIGLMLAAGGVWEGKTVVPQAWIDESTRVTPLSEQWGQPTGFLWWGVPTSWKLSITYYTLQRWKQEAPESIVERLRPLENRVYDNQATAISAVRKLLGPGRDFRTMLPLLKSLGNPPSAYSPKVDRGDAGPYPGFYAQGFLGNYLVVLPKVNIVAVRMNAADPKKKGPLDPFDDFVESVLALKDGL, encoded by the coding sequence ATGCTCGTCGCCGCCATCGCCATTTCGACATTCCTTCGAGGCTCCGAGATCGACGCCAAGAAGCTTCAGGCGCTTGTCGAACGAGCGCGAAAGACAGACTCTTCGGCCCTGGTCGTCTACGCCGACGGCAAGAAGGTCGTGGTCGAAACCTTCGGATGGGCGGTAAAGCCGATCCACTGTATGTCGGCGACAAAATCGATCGTCTCTCTTGCCGTCGGCATTCTCATCGCGGAAGGGAAACTGGAGAGCGTCGACGTCCCGGTCAGCCGTTTCTACCCCGGCTACACCGGAGGCGGCAAGGAAGCGATCACGATTCGGCACCTCCTGACTCACTCTTCGGGAATTCGGGCGAATGAGACGACGGAGGATATCTACTCGAGTTCGGACTTCGTCAAGAACGCCCTCGATGCTCCCTTGGCCGCGCCTCCCGGCACCGCATACTTCTACAACAATCGAGCGGTAAACCTTCTGGCGGGGGTCGTCGGCAAGGCGGCGGGAGAGCCTCTTGACCTCTTTCTCGACAAGCGGCTGTTCAAACCGCTGGGCATCGTCGATTACCATTGGGCGAAAGATCCGGTCGGGAACCCGCAAGGGATGTCCGGCCTCGCCATCCTCCCCAACGACCTGGCCAAGATCGGCCTCATGTTGGCCGCCGGGGGTGTTTGGGAAGGAAAAACCGTCGTTCCCCAGGCCTGGATCGACGAATCCACCCGCGTGACCCCGCTCTCCGAGCAATGGGGCCAGCCAACCGGATTCCTCTGGTGGGGCGTGCCCACTAGTTGGAAGCTCTCCATCACCTACTACACCCTTCAGAGATGGAAACAGGAGGCCCCCGAGTCGATCGTGGAGCGCCTGAGGCCCCTCGAAAACCGGGTGTACGACAATCAGGCCACCGCCATCTCGGCGGTACGGAAGCTACTGGGACCGGGCCGCGACTTTCGCACCATGCTCCCCCTCCTGAAGTCCCTGGGCAATCCGCCCAGTGCCTACTCGCCCAAAGTAGATCGCGGCGACGCCGGCCCTTATCCCGGCTTTTACGCCCAGGGTTTTCTCGGGAACTACCTTGTGGTCTTGCCTAAAGTAAACATCGTCGCCGTTCGGATGAACGCGGCCGATCCGAAGAAGAAAGGTCCGCTGGATCCATTCGACGACTTCGTCGAGAGTGTTCTGGCTCTTAAAGATGGGCTCTAA
- a CDS encoding WD40/YVTN/BNR-like repeat-containing protein, with protein MSRVRVLIGTKKGAFVCTADGQRKDWKIEGPHFGGWEIYHVKGSPVDPNRIFASQSSGWFGQIIQRSDDGGVTWTPPGSSPEELKSPQGWPQGESNKFVYEGVAGTHRWYDGTPHPWEFKRVWHLEPSLSDPNTVLAGVEDAALFKSTDGGKTWAELAGLRTHATGGDWQPGAGGMCLHTILVDPTAPDRMWVAISAAGCFRTDDGGITWKTANKGLVSNFMPNPEAEVGHCVHRIALHPSNPNTLFMQKHWDVMRSDDGGDNWREVSGNLPSDFGFPIDVHAHEPETVYVVPIKSDSEHYVPEGKLRVYRSRTGGDEWEALTNGLPQENCYANVLRDAMAVDSLDDCGIYFGTTSGQVYVSPDGGDNWNPVGEHFPSVLSVEVQTLP; from the coding sequence ATGAGCCGCGTCAGAGTATTGATTGGGACCAAGAAAGGGGCGTTTGTCTGCACTGCGGATGGGCAGCGCAAGGATTGGAAGATCGAGGGACCGCACTTCGGCGGATGGGAGATCTACCATGTCAAGGGCTCGCCGGTCGATCCGAACCGGATCTTCGCTTCTCAGTCCAGCGGCTGGTTCGGGCAGATTATCCAGCGATCGGACGACGGCGGCGTTACTTGGACTCCTCCCGGCAGCTCTCCCGAAGAGCTGAAATCGCCTCAGGGCTGGCCGCAGGGAGAAAGCAACAAATTCGTTTACGAGGGGGTAGCGGGAACGCACCGGTGGTACGACGGGACGCCCCACCCGTGGGAGTTCAAGCGGGTTTGGCATCTTGAGCCATCGCTAAGCGACCCGAACACCGTGCTCGCGGGAGTCGAGGACGCCGCTCTCTTCAAGAGCACCGACGGGGGCAAGACCTGGGCCGAGCTTGCCGGCCTTCGCACCCACGCCACCGGCGGGGACTGGCAGCCCGGCGCGGGTGGAATGTGCCTCCATACGATCCTTGTCGACCCGACCGCGCCGGACCGCATGTGGGTGGCGATCTCCGCCGCTGGGTGCTTCCGAACCGACGACGGCGGAATCACGTGGAAGACGGCAAACAAAGGGTTGGTCTCCAACTTTATGCCGAATCCCGAGGCAGAGGTGGGCCACTGCGTGCACCGCATCGCCCTTCACCCCTCCAATCCGAACACTCTCTTTATGCAGAAGCACTGGGATGTGATGCGAAGCGACGACGGGGGCGACAATTGGCGCGAGGTAAGCGGCAACCTTCCCAGCGACTTCGGATTCCCGATCGACGTCCACGCCCACGAGCCGGAAACGGTGTACGTGGTTCCGATCAAGAGCGATTCGGAGCACTACGTTCCCGAAGGGAAGCTGAGGGTTTACCGAAGCCGAACGGGCGGAGACGAGTGGGAGGCGCTCACCAACGGCTTGCCACAGGAGAACTGCTACGCGAACGTACTCCGCGACGCGATGGCGGTGGACTCGCTGGACGACTGCGGGATCTACTTTGGAACTACCAGCGGCCAGGTCTACGTCTCCCCAGATGGCGGCGACAACTGGAACCCGGTGGGCGAGCATTTCCCGTCCGTCCTGTCGGTCGAGGTTCAGACCCTGCCGTAA
- a CDS encoding Uma2 family endonuclease translates to MTLSQSELAQYEEADEDGVRLEMVSGQPFWEFQPNYDHQRRLLNIAKSVRPDPKAETGGGCFEAIDVGIRFPDDSLRRPDLSIFGREPERRELITLVPEAVVEIVSQRSRQKDLVISPPFYLEMGGEGCAGLRPVYRRRSPFPERRKSPFQAWAHGSA, encoded by the coding sequence ATGACGCTCTCTCAATCGGAGTTGGCCCAGTACGAGGAGGCCGACGAGGATGGCGTTCGTCTCGAGATGGTCTCGGGTCAGCCGTTCTGGGAGTTTCAGCCTAATTACGACCATCAACGCCGGCTTCTGAACATTGCCAAGAGCGTTCGTCCAGACCCGAAGGCCGAAACCGGCGGTGGCTGCTTCGAAGCGATCGACGTTGGCATCCGCTTTCCGGATGATTCGCTTCGCCGGCCGGACCTCTCCATCTTTGGCCGCGAGCCGGAGCGGCGTGAGCTCATCACCCTCGTCCCCGAAGCCGTGGTGGAGATCGTAAGCCAGCGATCACGCCAGAAGGATCTCGTGATCAGTCCGCCGTTCTATCTGGAGATGGGGGGTGAAGGATGTGCTGGTCTACGACCCGTTTACCGACGACGTTCACCATTTCCGGAGCGACGGAAATCGCCGTTTCAAGCCTGGGCGCACGGTTCAGCTTGA
- a CDS encoding MoaD/ThiS family protein, producing the protein MIRVVLPHHLRTLGNITGQEVQLDVSGPVTVASVLDALEVAYPVLRGTIRDHGTLKRRAFLRFFAGGEDISLEPMTKPLPEPIAAGQEPLLVIGAIAGG; encoded by the coding sequence ATGATAAGAGTCGTCCTCCCCCACCACCTAAGAACTTTGGGCAACATCACCGGTCAAGAGGTCCAACTGGACGTCTCAGGCCCGGTGACCGTGGCCTCGGTGCTTGACGCTCTCGAAGTTGCCTACCCGGTTTTGCGGGGGACGATTCGCGACCACGGGACGCTGAAGCGTCGCGCGTTTCTCCGCTTCTTCGCCGGCGGCGAGGATATCTCGCTCGAACCGATGACGAAGCCGCTCCCGGAACCGATCGCCGCGGGCCAAGAGCCGCTCCTCGTCATCGGCGCTATCGCCGGCGGATAG
- a CDS encoding aldo/keto reductase — translation MKQRELGRTGVTTSEIGFGCWTMGGLNWVNGNANGWANVDEDEVTKAIKIAVDSGVNHFDNADVYGNGRAEQMLARVFDRLGLKTNDYLIATKVGHFPGTAAHAYEPAHIRHQCEQSLINLKRDHIDLYYFHHGSFGEGDMYLDDAAATMDKLVEEGKVRIKGQSAYSADDFERVTPRVRPSVFQSWAHALDDQFVRPGSRVSKLMEETGITFVAFSPLAQARLLDKFDPANPPQFEPGDHRQNSRAFSAEAIAELKPKLAKLKERFGSSTEDLVAVALNYILAQPRVACVIPGFRNERQATANAGAAGRYLSDDDVAYVKEALGTV, via the coding sequence ATGAAACAACGGGAGCTGGGACGCACGGGCGTCACTACATCGGAGATCGGGTTCGGCTGCTGGACCATGGGCGGGTTGAACTGGGTGAACGGCAACGCCAACGGCTGGGCGAACGTGGATGAGGACGAAGTGACGAAGGCGATCAAAATCGCCGTCGATTCCGGAGTCAACCACTTCGACAACGCCGACGTCTACGGCAATGGCCGGGCGGAGCAGATGCTCGCCCGCGTCTTCGACCGGCTTGGGCTCAAGACGAACGATTACCTGATCGCGACCAAGGTCGGCCACTTTCCGGGTACCGCGGCCCATGCCTATGAGCCGGCTCATATCCGCCACCAGTGCGAGCAGTCGCTCATCAACTTGAAGCGCGATCACATCGATTTGTACTACTTTCACCACGGAAGCTTTGGCGAAGGAGATATGTACCTGGACGATGCCGCCGCCACGATGGACAAGCTGGTGGAAGAAGGGAAGGTGCGGATCAAAGGGCAGAGCGCCTATTCGGCCGACGACTTCGAGCGAGTTACCCCCAGGGTGCGCCCATCGGTTTTCCAGAGCTGGGCGCATGCGCTGGACGATCAGTTCGTCCGCCCGGGCTCTCGGGTGAGCAAGCTGATGGAAGAGACGGGGATCACCTTTGTCGCCTTCTCTCCTCTGGCGCAGGCGAGACTTCTGGACAAGTTCGATCCGGCGAACCCACCACAATTCGAGCCTGGCGATCACCGGCAAAATTCCCGAGCTTTCTCCGCCGAGGCGATCGCCGAGCTGAAGCCAAAGCTGGCGAAGCTGAAGGAGCGTTTCGGCTCATCGACCGAGGACCTTGTCGCCGTTGCCTTGAACTACATCCTCGCCCAGCCCCGCGTCGCCTGCGTCATCCCCGGCTTCCGTAACGAGCGTCAGGCCACCGCCAACGCCGGCGCGGCGGGCCGATACCTGAGCGACGACGACGTCGCGTATGTGAAGGAAGCTCTCGGAACCGTCTAG